A stretch of DNA from Anopheles nili chromosome 2, idAnoNiliSN_F5_01, whole genome shotgun sequence:
AACGCTGCGTGATCTGGGATTGGACGTTATTGAACTACCCCCGGATGAAAATTTACCTGAATGTCCATTTGTTGAAGACTGTGCTGTAGTTTGTAATGGAATAGCATTAATTTGTCGTCCTGGCGATCCCCATCGGGTACCGGAGGTCAGCTGGCTCTCACACAGGAACTACGAATATTGGATCTCAAGTTACTAACTTTCGTTTGCAGGTCGAAGCCGTTCGGGctgtattaaaaaaagaattggATCTTCCATTGGCTGAAATTGCCGATCCGAACGCTAGACTTGATGGAGGCGATGTGCTTTTTACGGGACGTGAATTTTTCGTTGGACTCAGTAAATGGACTAATGAGGCCGGAGCACGGGCTGTCGCTGCGGCATTTCCAGAATATCCATGTGTTCCGATTAAGGTATAGTTGTACAGTTTTGTAGCTGATCTAGATCAGATGGTTTGTTTGTACTGTGTCctactaaaaatcaatatctCTTGAACGCTGTTGTCGTTGCTGGGCGTTTAATCTCGAATGAAATTTATAATATATCGTAAAGCATTGAATCATTAGTGTAAATATCCATTGGTTTCATAGCACCTGTGTACATCTTATTAGAATAGTTGAGTAGAgtgaaaaacagcaaataatGTACTTTGGAGTACCTTTTGCAATGTCTTTTGTGGTTGTAACTAGTAGTCTTAGGAATAAACGTAAAAGTCATATTTTACGCGTAAACTTTGTAGAATGCATATGTTAGATATAATGATCTTTGGGACGCTTTTTATATTTGCTATACACCTTTTATCtttaattttactttcctGTTCTCACTTTcctgtttctctttctctttttctctttttatctaCATCGTTACCTTACTTCTGGTTCCTAAATTTCACATTTCCTTGCTTCCCAACTGATACTAACACCCTGCAATTCCCTATACAATAATATCAATCTTCGGATTAAATTGCACTGTGTGCACCACTGTAATATAGGTAGCAGACGTAGACGATGTGGTGAATCCTATTACGTTGGATTTAGTCAGTGGAGTAATACAGGTTGATAATAACTTAACGATTATagaaaaaacaatccattttttaaatttattactcatttatttttattgtacttaattatttttatgtctTATATTATGTTTCGAAAGCGACATGTTCATGTATCATTTATTCGCTTTCTTACATAATTTAACGGTACAAAATTTATGCAGTCAAAATAAAGGATCAATGATTTTTTCCCATTACAACCTATTGTTGTTGTGAagggtatttattttttacccaacaattatatttttctaaACATTATGCTGCGAACGACACGGTCTCTTAAACAGTACTTGCAAATTTTGTCTCTTTGTGGTACATAAAATAGTATGTTCTGTTGCTtattaaatttgaaacaaaattaatcagTACGTATAAGCGACCCTGCGTTATGAATTCTTGTTGTAATAGAACACTTACCAAGGTGTCCTTTCAAGTCTTTGTGTAACTCCTAATTAAGGAgattgtaaatatttgccaGATATAATATTTCTATTTGTAGTTTGCAGACTAGTTTTTGTTATATATAATTAATAATAGTCAGAAATGTCATAGTATTGTAGCTTGTGATTTTGTTTGGCTGGCTTTATGAGCACTGAACGATGTGCATCTGAATAAATCCTGAGCAGCATCTCACAGTcgattatgtttatttaagCTTATATTTGTCAGCAACATTACACTGCTTGGTTTGCTTGTCTTTACAGTTTTTAATGCTGATGCTCACATCTATAATTTACATTAACAATTTGTCATCTTTTGCGTGTAATAGGTTACTGAACATCATCGCCTGAAACATTACGTGTCGATGGGAGGACCGGATGTACTCTGTGTTAGCAGGAATAAAGAATCACAAGAGATATTAAAACGAATTGAAAGAGAAGCTACCTTCACGTACCATACACTGACACTTCAAGAAGAGGCGGCTGCCAATGTTTTATACATAAACGGTACGCTCGTTACGAGATCAGTAGATGAAATTCCACTTTCAACACAGGTAATATTTCTACAATATGCGATCATCTTTTATCCATAATGAaatgccttttttattttgttttctgcaatcTTCCCAGATTATATCACAGAAAATTGATACTCCACGACAAATGCTATATATGTCCGAACTGGGCAAATTTTCCAATGGTCTTACAGCCTGTTCCATCCTGGTGAAACGTTCCAAGCACATCAAAAGTCTTTGAGCACAGAAGCATCTCCACAAGCCaaggttgtgtgtttttaggTTTCTTGTTTGTTAATAGGTATTCTATAAAATCCTCAAGCTTCAGTTTTCCAGATGCGGCATTTGTGTTGCTAACAAATCGGTTGATGATTTATAATTAGCTAACTCCATGACCCATTATCGCTGATTGTAAATTTGAGTGATAGGCTTCGCTAAAATATGTGTAGTATGGTTGTACGTATTTATatctaaattaattttcactttttaatTGTAAAGACCGCTTAATGAACATTGCTTACTACTGTACACGTAAAACATTCTGAATTAACGcaaatttgatattttgtgGCTATTGAATTCCATCGCTTATATTCATCGATACTAGTCACCCACCCGGTCATGTATTCCATGCTGTATGTACGTGCACGTACAGTCGtagaatattttgaaaaaatagtttgtttatctgtatttatttcaaattgaaacatCCTCTCTTAACCTTCCTATTCTCTCAAATCTTAACTACTCtctattctaaaaaaaatttttcgaaTGATACTGAACATTTTTCTTGTAATAGAAATAGGCGAAGTTTAAAGAAAATAGTAATAAAACTAACAATAAACATTCAAACGTGTTCCCAAAAATGATTAAACAATTAAAGATTCCAAaagaaaatatgaattttGATGTAAACATTATTCTCTagaaacaatgaaaaacaaaagcataaaaacgATATTAGTAGCAACTTGATTATgaagattgaaaaaaataagcatCGTCCGTGTACACGCTCAATTAATATAGCTTAACTTTACGAAGcatttttaaaatgctttaaaaagcattttcatttcttgcAGGTTAACCAAAACATTAACTTCATTGTTTAGCTGTCAAgcttttgctttaaaatgatTCCACTGATCATTTCAAATATTCCTTCAAGTTTCAGAACTAGAGTAcagtaattttaaaatgacATTAAAGTTATTGGCGGGTGTCCGTAAGGTTCCTTTTGAAGTATAAAGGCAACGGCATTATTTAATACGCTCGAACCGCGCTtctgttttcatttgcaataTTGAGATACTTGTACACatctcattttcattttatctcccaagggttttcatttccaaactCATCAAACGTTCTAACAAGATGATGTACGTTTTGGTTATTTTTCATATTCTCCTTTTTTATCAGTATTGAGAATAATCAGAGTTTAACATCAATTGCGCATTGACTGGTATTCTTGGAAAaagaatctttttttttagaatccGAAgaagtttgattttttgtttgaacagCGAGACTGACTCAAGTGAGCGACAAAGGAAAAATCGTATGCAAATGAGTTATAATTGTTGGTTAGGCTTACTCAAATCGCCTTAGTTTATCAATAAACGGTTTTGCATATATCTGTGTTCCATCGATGAGTTGTTTTAACGAAAGTGCTGCAGTTGCTACTTCGGTTCGTCGGAAAGAAATAGTTCCAAAAGTACCATGTTCTGGGTACCAAATGAAATCAATCTCACCGAACGATTTATAGGATCTGAAGATTGTATCTTCTTCAGTCGCTGTAAAGGAAGGCGAAGAACCGTAGAAAAAAATGAGGTATGTGATGTTGGTATGTATGTTTCCTTCATCATTTTACATCCCCTCGACGTGCACCGTTGGAGCTTTGATTTATTATAATACTTACGTTGTCGAATTTTGAAGTACAGCGAATATTTTTCTCTGTTGGAAGGCTTTTCCATGTTGAATGCTACTCGTAGACGACGTCCTGCTATTTTgatgttattcatttttaacgcTTCAAATGCGTGTTGTCGATTCTCATAATTGAAATAGATTTCGCCGTATCGTTTACGCCGGGagaaatcaatattttccaGTCTACCGTATCGTGCAAATCTGTCTTCAATCTCCCTCTCAGACACTTTAAAATTAACGTTTCCAACGTATATGCTGTGCTTCCCATGGTTCGCGTTGTATCGTCCAATGTTGTATATGTCTCTTTCCAACGAATATCCACGCTTTGGTGTAGAGGATCGTGAATCCCTAGTTGGTGATCTAGTCCTACGCCTTTTTGATCGTGAGTACTGGGGAGATGAAGAACGAGACATTCGCGACCTTCTCAATGGTGATCGTGATCTAGACCGAGCAATGTTACGGGGTTtcgaacgtgaacgtgaacgtgTTCGTGATGCAGATCGGTAAGGCGAACGAGAGCGCGATAATGATCTTTTATCATGGTTATGCTGCGAAGGAGGCGATGGAGATGCGTCAAAGGAGCTTCCTGTATAATTGACATTATCTGGCATACGTAAACGTTGTTTCACTTCCAGCTGAATTTGAATATCACGTTGCTCACGATTTAATTCAGCAAGCAGATCTTTCAAAGCTTCGACTCGCGATCCCTTTCGATAGTCGAACCGTTGGCGCAGTGAATCCAATTCTTGAGTAATAGCAATTTTTTCCACGCGTATTTGCATATATCGTTCATGAGCTAAACAATCAGAGGGTGAAACAGAACGTGTCTGCTCCGAAACTATCAATTGCTTGATAGGATACGTTACATTGCTAACAGCTGGACGAGTGTTGGTCCGTTCATCTGTCG
This window harbors:
- the LOC128721621 gene encoding N(G),N(G)-dimethylarginine dimethylaminohydrolase 1, whose translation is MASPFRYTHAITARIPLSLRTRGEIDLEEAKLQHESYVKTLRDLGLDVIELPPDENLPECPFVEDCAVVCNGIALICRPGDPHRVPEVEAVRAVLKKELDLPLAEIADPNARLDGGDVLFTGREFFVGLSKWTNEAGARAVAAAFPEYPCVPIKVTEHHRLKHYVSMGGPDVLCVSRNKESQEILKRIEREATFTYHTLTLQEEAAANVLYINGTLVTRSVDEIPLSTQIISQKIDTPRQMLYMSELGKFSNGLTACSILVKRSKHIKSL